TGTTTTTTTCATAATGAATATTAACCCCCCTAAATATTAATTGCCCGTTTTCAAACTCCCCATATATACTTAATAACCTTCAAATATTGCCTGGCTTTTGGTATCTTAACTTTTTAAAATCATTTTCCGCCTTTAACAACCCTGATTTCTACTTCTTGTTTATCGAGTTTACTCTCAAGGAAAGTAACTTTTTCATAGGTTTGCTTATATCCGTCATATAATGCTTTTATGTCGTCTTTTAATTCCACTTCTAATTTTGTAAGCTGATTACCTAATTTTTTAACATCTGCATCAAGCCCATCTAATCTAAGGTCTATTCCATCTAATCTATTATCTACCCCGCCTAACTTTTCATCAATTCCGTCTAACCTATTATCTACCCCGCCTAACCTTTCATCAATTCCGTCTAACCTATTGTCTACCCCGTCTAACCTTTCATCAATTCCGTCTAACCTATTGTCTACCCCGTCTAACCTTTCATCAATTCCGTCTAACCTATTGTCTACCCCGTCTAACCTTTCATCAATTCCGTCTAACCTATTGTCTACCCCGTCTAACCTTTCATCAATTCCGTCTAACCTATTGTCTACCCCGTCTAACCTTTCATCAATTCCGTCTAACCTATTGTCTACCCCGCCTAACCTTTCATCAATTCCGTCTAACCTTTTTGTAATGTCTGAATACATTTTTGTTATCAATTCATAAATTTTTTCATCCAAACCCTAATTCACTCCTCTTAGAGTTATAAATTATTAATTTATTTTTACATTTATTTTATTTTACCATATTATCATTTTAATTGCTATCCTTTTTTAAATTATATATAGTAAAAAGCTTACATACAGTTTATCTATACAACCCTAAAGGGATTTAAACATGAACATTTACATTGGCTGTTTGTATCACGGTATATTTAGAATTAAACATTCCGGCCTCCATAATTTAATTTACTTAAAATTCCCTTCCTTTATACATTTTAACTGAAATCAGGTATGAAATTAATAGAATTATAAAGGATGCAGCCAGTAATCCTGACACTATTGCAATGTCAGACTGGTTTTTTAAAAAATTAATAATTTTCACGGCAAATGCACTTTCCGGTTTTGAAAAAAACTTAACTACATAAGGAGCGGCAAAGAATATTGAAAGAAACAATATCATGTTAAAAACCCTTGATTTAGTGAAACCTAATTTGAACATCAGCGGAAAAGATATTGAATTTAATAAACTGATGGCAAAAATAGCACTAATTATCGATTCAAGAGTCACAGGATATGTTTTTATATTGATATTAGATACTGAAACTAGTGAATTAACAGCAATAAACGCTAATGTTCCAATGGTAATATAGGCAAATAATGATATATACTTTGCCATTACTATATTTTTTCTCTTAATAGGAAGACTGTTTAACATAATATCCGATTTATTTTTATCATCATGGCCAAATGCTCCCATTACCATCAAATATGAAAAAGCAACAATTGCAGCGGTATAGGCATTCCCTTCCAGACCCTGAAATGCAAAAATAACAAATATCAAATAGATAAGTGCACCAATAAAGGTTTTCTTTTGTATAAGTATATCTTTAATTACAAGTCTAAGCATTTTTACCCCTCCTTGTATAATAAATCATAATATCTTCCAACGCAGGTTTTTCAATGATGACTTTGTCACCATATAATTTTTTGATTTTTTCCTTGTCTTGTACAAGGGCTTCAAAACCATATTGATTTTTCTTAATTCCTATGAATTCGCCTAAATTACTTTCAGAAACTAATTCCTTCGGCCCCTTCACCAGACCAAAGTTATCCAGTATATCATCTTTAGAAGTGCTAAAAACTATCTCTCCGTCATTTATAAATGTAATATAGTCAGCAATTTTATCCAGGTCTGAAGTAATATGAGTAGAGAAGAAAACCCCTTTGTTCTCGTCCTGAATTAAATCACTCAGTATATCCAAAAGTTCACTTCTTATCACCGGATCAAGTCCTGATGTAGGTTCATCCATAATTAAAAGTTCTGCATTATGTGACAGTGCAACAGCCAGTGAAAATTTCATTTTCATTCCTTTAGAAAGTTCCTTTATTTTTTTATTAACGGGAAGGCCAAAATCCTTAACATATTTATTAAAAGTGTCCTCATCCCAATCACTGTAAAAAGGGGCAATTATACTCTTCATTTCCTTAACGGTAATTTCATCATAATAGTAACTTTCATCCAATACAAACCCAATCTTGTTTTTCACTTCCACTTCATATTTAATGTTGTCTTTCCCAAATATATTTATCTCTCCGCCATCCCTGTTTATAAGATTTAATATAAGTTTAATGGTGGTACTTTTACCGGCACCGTTAGGACCGATAAATCCCATTATAAATCCTCTTTCGAGAGTAATGTTTATGTTCTTTAAACAAAAACCCTTAAACTCTTTCCTTAAGTTTTTTATTTCAAGAATGGGTGCCATGTCAATAATCCTCCTCATAAAATAGTTTTAACATTTCCAAAAGTTCATCAAAGGACAGGTCTATGGATTTTGCAGCATTTACTGCCTCCAAAAGCTTTTCTTCAACAATCCTGAGCCTTGACTCCCTTAATAGGTCCTTATTTTGTGCGGCAACATAAGTGCCCTTTCCGGGAACAACGGTTATAAACCCTTCTTTTTGCAATTCATCATATGCTCTTTTGGTTGTAATCACACTTATTTTTAACTCCTTTGCCAGGCTCCTTATAGACGGAAGAGCATCAGCCTCTTTTAGTACACCCTTTATGATATGGTCCTTTATCTGCGAAATTATTTGCTCATAAATGGGCTTTTCAGAGGAGTTTGAAATAATAATGTTCATTTTGGCTCCTTTCCAAAAGTTATTACTGTTTATACCGTATATATACAGTATAATTCATATAACACTCTTTTGTCAATGGATTTTTTTCAAAAATTAATAATATAATTTATATCTATAGTTTGAAATAATAATAAATTGGCTGTATAATGAAATTAATTGAGTTTTTTTATAAAAGCGGAGGTTTAAGTAAGATATGTGGAAAACAAGCCCTAAAAAAACAACCTTGTGTTTATGCCTGATACTTATATTCAATCTGGTTACAGGGTGTTTTTTTTCAAAAAAATCAAATGAGGAATTATATACTGAGGCAATTAACCATATAAAAGAAAAAGCATACCCCCAGGCAATGGGTATTTTAATGAAGCTGGGAGATTATAAAGACTCTGAAAATTTATTGGAACAAATACGGTATTTAATTGAAGGTTCTTATATATGTAACGGTACTTGGGCCGTGGGAGCCATTACAAAAGACGGCAGGGTGCAAATAGCCTATAAAGGTGATAATAACAAATATACCGGTACAGAATCATTGAATAATATAAAAGCCATATGTATGGGCGGTAATTCTGTTGAGGCTCTTACAAAGGACGGAAAAGTAATAACAACAAGTACCATTTCAAAAGAAGCATTGTTGAACTTTAAATCTGACATAACCAGGGAAATAGCCAATGTTATTGAAGAAGTATCCAGTTGGGACAATATAAAAGCATTTAAGGCAAACTATCCTCAATCTGCTGTTGCAGTTACCAATGACGGATTTGTTTATACAGCTTATCCTTTCCTCGGTAAAAAAGATGTTAAAGCAATTTCTAAGTGGAAAAATATAGTATCAATTGCAGACGGAATGGGTTATATAGCGGGTCTTAAAAAAAACGGTACTGTTGAATGTCGTGTTTTTTCTTATCCCGGAAAAATAAAAACATCAAAGTGGAAAAACATTGTTTCTATATCTGCAGGCGGCGACCTTATCGGTTTAAAAAAAGACGGAACCGTTGTATCTGCCGGTACAAACAAATTTGGAAGAGGAGAAGTATCCACCTGGAAAGACATAATTGCCATATCCAGCTGTGATATTTATACAATGGGTTTAAAAAGAGACGGTACTGTGGTTATAACTGAAGGTGCCACCGAAAGAAAAATAGATGTAAGTGACTGGACTGATATTGTAGCCATTGCAGCCGGTGAATATTTTGCCATAGGTTTAAAATCCGACGGCACAATGGTTTTATCAGGGGACTGCAGCCCTAGTGGTATTGAGACTCCTGATGTATTAAATATGAAGGATTTGTTTGTTCCGGAAATTATTATTAATTAGAGGTATTCTCCTAAAGGAGGTAAAAAATAACAAAACTATTACTTATACTGGTTATCATTTTACTGTCAGGTTGCAGCCTGAAAAATAATGAATCAGAAAACACGCATAATGAACAACAAGTTAATAATTTTAAATAAGTCTTACCGGGATAAAAAATTGTATGTTATATCAGAAGACGGGCAAAAAAAATATAAATACGTAAATGAAGTAGATTTATCCAATATGTACATGCAAAATATCTTGTTTGGAAATTTCGGTATTATTGAGGATTGGTATTCCTCAATTCCCGTATATGTTTTACAGGCGATTTTTATAGCATTAAGGAAACTCCAACAGAGCATCCATATTATGATGTCATTGGCTGGGATGAAAATTCATTTTTTCCAAACGTTATTATGACGATTCAGAAAATAATACGCTGTATTTATTTACAAACATAAAATTAGACTAATAGTATACCACATCATCCCAACAAAATCTTTCCGATATCCTGAGCTGAGGCTGCAATGAAATCTGCACCTGCTTTTTCTAGCTCTTCCTTGCTGCCAAATCCATACAAGACACCAATGGAACTTAAGCCCATTTCCTTTGCGCCTAAAACATCATACTCCCTGTCACCAATCATTACTGCCTTTGAAAAGTCTTTAATATCAGAAATTTCAACTGCATACTTCATAACATCGGATTTGGTAAGCCTTGTTCCGTCAAGGGTGCTTCCTGCAATGTGGGTAAAAAACTTAGCAATGCCAAAATCCTCTAATATTTGTTTTGCATATACTTCAGGTTTGGATGTTGCAATTATAAGAGTTCTGTTATCATCCTTTAATGCTTTTATTAAATCTTCAATCCCCGGATAGAGTGTGTTTTGAAATACACCCTTTTCCTTGTAGTGCTCACGGTAGTATTTTAGTGCTTCACCTGCTTTCTCTTTTGAAAAACCATAAAAGTTTTGGAAAGATTCTATTATAGGGGGACCGATAAATTTATACAATTCTTTTTTGTCACTGACTTTAATATTATATTTTTCAAGTGCATAGGCAACGGAACTTGTCACACCTTCTGAAGAGTCTATAATTGTCCCGTCTAAATCAAAGAATATATATTCATATCTCATATTAAATCCTCCTAAAGTTTATTTTTTAATACTATTTTAATTTCATAGCCAGTTGTTTACATGGTCCTCTGTACTGTGCAGCTCCCTTAACATTTTCTGTATATATTGCCTGCTGTGGGCAGTTGTTAAAACATGCCCAGCAATTCCTGCATTTAGACTTGTTAAAAGTAACTTTATCTTTTTTAAAAACAACAGCACCGTAGGTACATACTCTCCCACATTCACCACATTGGGTACATAACTTTGCATCCACATATTTTTTCCCTGTAATATCTTTCATTTTAGGTTTTATATACTTAGAAAGCAAAAATCCAATTACATTGGTTCTTATTTTAACTTCATCTACACTTCTCTCCTTTGAGATCCTGTCAATATACCCGTCTAACTTGTTTATAAAACAGTTAAATTTCCAAAACTCTTTAAAGTTTGGAGAGTCTTTAATCTTTTTCTTCTTTCTCGCCCTCTTAGGCGGATAACTGGTAGGAACGCGCAGGGAATGGGCAGCTATTATTTTAAATCCCTTTTCTCTTAATTTGGTATACATACACTTCTGGGTATTTCCACTAAAATGGGAATACGTATTAAATATAAAAGCATTTTTATTTTCTTGCTTATTTAAAGAATTTATAAAGCTTTCAAAAACCTCAGGCATCCCCCACCAATGAGTATATGTACCAAAACCTATAATATCATATTCATCTAAATTAAAATACCCGCCTTCTGAAATATTATAAAAGTCAAATTGGGCATTGCTTATATTTTTATCAATATATCTACTTGTAAGTTCAGTATTTCCCGTATTTGAACAATAACAAATTAGTCCCCTCATTTTATAAATCACCACTTTTTATATTAGCTATTAAATAATCCTTTAAAAATGTTTCACCTTCTAGTATAATTTTTTTTTGACAATATAACAAGCTATAATGCCAAAATAATTTGTAAACAATTTAAGCTATTGACAAAACACCGCTACTTAGTGTTAAAATATATATATGTAATTATTATTTTTTTATTGGAAGGTAGAATATGCGTAAATTTCCTATTTTCATGAGTGATGAAGAACATTGGCAGTACATGAAGGAAAACGGGGTACTCAAACTTTTTGTTATTAAGCCGTTTTATGTTTCCCTATTTATAGTTATAGCTATAGTAATTTTTAATTTTTTATTTGACTTGGCTACATTTGGGTTTAGTTACACTATAAAAATTTATACCAACAATTTTACCGATCAGTTGTCCAGAGTACTTCTACTATGGGTAATTATGTTCCTCATATGGGCAGTGGCAAATATTGCTTTTTGGATTTATTTTTCAGTTAAATTTAGAAATAAATCATAATTTTAAAAATTTTAATCTAAAGCTTCTTCAATTATTTTTATGTATTGCCGTACATTTTCATCATCTGTAGGAAAGCCATAATACCAGGGGTCAACTGCCTCGTGGGATTCCACAAAATATTTTGATTTTATTATTATTTCAGGTCTGTATTCAAAATGAAGTATGTCAGAATGAGACCATTTACCTCCCCATATAAAATTGTTATTCTCAAATATTTTTACAACATCCCTAGGGTAACTATCAAGTCTTTCCTGAGCCTGTTCCGGTGTTGCCCACTTCCAGTAATCCCTGCTGTCGCTTTTTAAATCCACTGCAATTGCAAAGGCATGGGGGCTTAATAAATTGGTACCTGCTATAAAACGATAGTTGTAAGTGCCGTTTACGGGAAATACATGCTGGTATATTTCAGGCTTTACCTTAAGCAGTTGATAAACTTCATCAATGGCTTTTTTAAGTGCTTTTGAAGCATTATTATTTTTATTGAATGCAAAGGCACTTCCCCCTATAAACACATTTTCAAGATTTGAACTTACCTCTTTTTCCGAACTGCCATAAACCTCCTTAAGTAAAGGATATACCCTGATGCGCCCCGGGTCTATATTTTTTTCCATTATCTCATAGGTATCCCATAAAGGGTATATATCCTCTAGCATATCCTGAAGATCTCCGTTATAAATTTTCTCGCTAAAGCTTTTTTCCCCTCTGTCATCATAAATAATTTCATTACCTGACTTCATCACAATGTAAACATTCCCGTCATCCTTTTTTCTTACACCTTCTATATGTTCAGGATAGGCCATCATCAAGGACAAAATATCCCTTTTCATAGTTCTTTCATATAAACTGAATTCAGTGTCTAAGATTTTCCCCTCACTGTCATTTAGCACTTTTCGGCTAAAAGCCGTAGAAAAGCCAAAGGATAATGATATTATTCCAATTATACAAAAGAAAACTTTTGCCCTATGCTTTGATAAATTCATTACCATTTTAATAAGTCCGTCCTTTTTACAAAAATTCTATTTATTTATATTCTTAAATACAATAATAAAATGCATAAAATATGGGAAAAGTAAAAATATAATACCAGTTACAAGGGAGGTTAATTTAAATCAAAACTAAATATAACAGCGGACTAAATCTGATTTTAAAATATGTAATATATGTGTCTCCTAAAGTAAAAGAAAAGCTTAAAAAGTATAAAAATAAATTAAAAACCACCAATGACAATGAGCTTAAAAAACAGGCATTATCCAGTATACATACAAAAAGTTTTCACTGTATAGGAGGAAGCATTTATGCCTTGTACCCGGATGCTGACTTTAGCTCTTCTATACAATTTATTTGCGCATTACAGACAATAAGCGACTATCTTGACAACCTTTGTGACAAAACCAAAATTTCAGATGAAAAGGCATTCCGCCATCTTCATTTATCCCTTTTAGATGCTACAGATACTTCATCTTTTTTTGGGGATTATTATAAATACTATCCCATAAAAGAAGACAGCAAATACCTTCATTACCTTGTTTCAGAGTGCAGGTCTTCCCTTTTAAACTTACATTCATATGAAAAAGCACTCCCCTACATAAAAAAATACGTAAACTTCTATTCAAATTTGCAAACCTTTAAACACCTCTCTATTGATGTAAGGGAAAAATACTTAATAAACTGGGGCAAAAAACATTTAATTAACTATCCTGAAATAAGTATATGGAAATTTTAGCTGCAACCGGATCAACTTTAGGTATTTTTGCTATGTATGCAGCATCCTACGACCCTTTTTTTAAAGAAGAAGATTTTTCATCTTTGGACAAAGCTTATTTTCCCTGGATTTGCGGTCTTCACATTTTACTGGATTACTACATTGACTATATGGAAGATTTAGAAGAAAAGCAGCTAAACTTCACTTTTTATTATAAAGACATAAAATTATGCGAAGAGAGGATAATATTTTTCTTAAAAAAATCTTTAGAAATGTGCAGCACTTTAAAATACCCTCTATTTCACAAAACAGTGGTAAAAGGCCTTCTTGCCATGTATTTATCAGATAAAAAAGCCTTTCAAAAACACAATAAAAAAGTAAGTACAAGCATTGTAAAAGAAGGAGAAAGTAGTACCGTATTTTACCACTGTACATGGTAAGTAAAGGCCTTATTCTGTTTCCACCTGCATTTAAAATGCTTGTGCACATATCCCTTATTTTCCCTCTGCTGTCTGAAAGGACATTTATAAGTTCAAGCTCTATCAACTGAATTTCAGGAATGGTTTTTGTATTAAAATTAAATTTTAAATAATCACTTTGATACTCATGCCTAATGGTTTCCATTTTTATCTCCTTTAAAAATATTTTGTATTATTTTAAAAAACACCTGCCATTTTTATTAATAAAAGATAAAAATAGTTTAACCATTAGTTTGATTTTTTATTATACTTTTTTAAATATAATGGAAGCGTTGTGTCCTCCAAATCCAAAAGAATTTGATAAAACAGCCTTTACTTTCTCTTCCCTTCCCCTATTTTCTACATAGTCCAAATCACATTCCGAATCCTTTTCCCTATAGCCTAAAGTCTCATGAATAAAACCGTCTTCTATTGATTTTACACACACTACGGCTTCCACGGCACCTGCCGCCCCTAAAAGGTGGCCTATCATGGACTTGGTGGAGTTTACCGGGATGCTGTATGCCAAATCCCCAAAAACTTCTTTTATCGCCATTGTCTCATACTTATCATTTAAAACGGTAGAGGTGCCGTGGGCATTTATATATGAAATGTCACAAGGACTCATTGAGGCGTCCGAAAGAGCTAATTCCATTGCCCTTGCAGCACCTTCCCCCAAAGGCGCAGGAGCTGTAAGGTGATATGCATCAGAGGTAAACCCGTAACCTGCAACTTCCGCATATATTTTTGCATTTCTCCTTAGCGCATGGGAATATTCTTCCAGTATCAAGACCCCTGCCCCTTCCCCCATTACAAAACCGCTTCTTTCCCTGTCAAAGGGTATGGAAGCCCTGGATTTATCTTCACTTAAAGTAAGTGCATTCATGTTTGTAAAGCCCGCCGCCATAAGAGGGTTTATGCATGCTTCACTTCCCCCGCAT
The genomic region above belongs to Acetivibrio saccincola and contains:
- a CDS encoding M15 family metallopeptidase produces the protein MNLSKHRAKVFFCIIGIISLSFGFSTAFSRKVLNDSEGKILDTEFSLYERTMKRDILSLMMAYPEHIEGVRKKDDGNVYIVMKSGNEIIYDDRGEKSFSEKIYNGDLQDMLEDIYPLWDTYEIMEKNIDPGRIRVYPLLKEVYGSSEKEVSSNLENVFIGGSAFAFNKNNNASKALKKAIDEVYQLLKVKPEIYQHVFPVNGTYNYRFIAGTNLLSPHAFAIAVDLKSDSRDYWKWATPEQAQERLDSYPRDVVKIFENNNFIWGGKWSHSDILHFEYRPEIIIKSKYFVESHEAVDPWYYGFPTDDENVRQYIKIIEEALD
- a CDS encoding HAD family hydrolase, producing MRYEYIFFDLDGTIIDSSEGVTSSVAYALEKYNIKVSDKKELYKFIGPPIIESFQNFYGFSKEKAGEALKYYREHYKEKGVFQNTLYPGIEDLIKALKDDNRTLIIATSKPEVYAKQILEDFGIAKFFTHIAGSTLDGTRLTKSDVMKYAVEISDIKDFSKAVMIGDREYDVLGAKEMGLSSIGVLYGFGSKEELEKAGADFIAASAQDIGKILLG
- a CDS encoding GntR family transcriptional regulator, producing the protein MNIIISNSSEKPIYEQIISQIKDHIIKGVLKEADALPSIRSLAKELKISVITTKRAYDELQKEGFITVVPGKGTYVAAQNKDLLRESRLRIVEEKLLEAVNAAKSIDLSFDELLEMLKLFYEEDY
- a CDS encoding EFR1 family ferrodoxin (N-terminal region resembles flavodoxins. C-terminal ferrodoxin region binds two 4Fe-4S clusters.) — protein: MRGLICYCSNTGNTELTSRYIDKNISNAQFDFYNISEGGYFNLDEYDIIGFGTYTHWWGMPEVFESFINSLNKQENKNAFIFNTYSHFSGNTQKCMYTKLREKGFKIIAAHSLRVPTSYPPKRARKKKKIKDSPNFKEFWKFNCFINKLDGYIDRISKERSVDEVKIRTNVIGFLLSKYIKPKMKDITGKKYVDAKLCTQCGECGRVCTYGAVVFKKDKVTFNKSKCRNCWACFNNCPQQAIYTENVKGAAQYRGPCKQLAMKLK
- a CDS encoding RCC1 domain-containing protein; the encoded protein is MWKTSPKKTTLCLCLILIFNLVTGCFFSKKSNEELYTEAINHIKEKAYPQAMGILMKLGDYKDSENLLEQIRYLIEGSYICNGTWAVGAITKDGRVQIAYKGDNNKYTGTESLNNIKAICMGGNSVEALTKDGKVITTSTISKEALLNFKSDITREIANVIEEVSSWDNIKAFKANYPQSAVAVTNDGFVYTAYPFLGKKDVKAISKWKNIVSIADGMGYIAGLKKNGTVECRVFSYPGKIKTSKWKNIVSISAGGDLIGLKKDGTVVSAGTNKFGRGEVSTWKDIIAISSCDIYTMGLKRDGTVVITEGATERKIDVSDWTDIVAIAAGEYFAIGLKSDGTMVLSGDCSPSGIETPDVLNMKDLFVPEIIIN
- a CDS encoding GumC domain-containing protein, whose product is MDEKIYELITKMYSDITKRLDGIDERLGGVDNRLDGIDERLDGVDNRLDGIDERLDGVDNRLDGIDERLDGVDNRLDGIDERLDGVDNRLDGIDERLDGVDNRLDGIDERLGGVDNRLDGIDEKLGGVDNRLDGIDLRLDGLDADVKKLGNQLTKLEVELKDDIKALYDGYKQTYEKVTFLESKLDKQEVEIRVVKGGK
- a CDS encoding ABC transporter ATP-binding protein; this translates as MAPILEIKNLRKEFKGFCLKNINITLERGFIMGFIGPNGAGKSTTIKLILNLINRDGGEINIFGKDNIKYEVEVKNKIGFVLDESYYYDEITVKEMKSIIAPFYSDWDEDTFNKYVKDFGLPVNKKIKELSKGMKMKFSLAVALSHNAELLIMDEPTSGLDPVIRSELLDILSDLIQDENKGVFFSTHITSDLDKIADYITFINDGEIVFSTSKDDILDNFGLVKGPKELVSESNLGEFIGIKKNQYGFEALVQDKEKIKKLYGDKVIIEKPALEDIMIYYTRRGKNA
- a CDS encoding ABC-2 transporter permease, encoding MLRLVIKDILIQKKTFIGALIYLIFVIFAFQGLEGNAYTAAIVAFSYLMVMGAFGHDDKNKSDIMLNSLPIKRKNIVMAKYISLFAYITIGTLAFIAVNSLVSVSNINIKTYPVTLESIISAIFAISLLNSISFPLMFKLGFTKSRVFNMILFLSIFFAAPYVVKFFSKPESAFAVKIINFLKNQSDIAIVSGLLAASFIILLISYLISVKMYKGREF
- the fabF gene encoding beta-ketoacyl-ACP synthase II, whose product is MKRRVVVTGVGAVTPIGNNAEDFWNSVKKGVCGIDYPTLFDVKNTKAKLFAEVKDLKLEDHFSKKQILRSDRFCQFGIIAAREAFIDAGLSPSDIDKRRLGVVMGNGVGGINTIVKETINLHTGGMNMVSPLLIPKSLSNILAGSIAIEFGAKGICNAIITACAAGANAIGEAMRSIQYGYADIVICGGSEACINPLMAAGFTNMNALTLSEDKSRASIPFDRERSGFVMGEGAGVLILEEYSHALRRNAKIYAEVAGYGFTSDAYHLTAPAPLGEGAARAMELALSDASMSPCDISYINAHGTSTVLNDKYETMAIKEVFGDLAYSIPVNSTKSMIGHLLGAAGAVEAVVCVKSIEDGFIHETLGYREKDSECDLDYVENRGREEKVKAVLSNSFGFGGHNASIIFKKV